The DNA window CAGGTAGGAGGTCAGCTCAGCGCAGTCGCTGCTCGTCTCATAGGAGCGACCCTGGAAGTTCTTGTCTTCGTAGAAAATGATCTGAAAGTAAATAAAGcatgtaaaagaaataaatctgtcTTAACAAATAGCACATGATTTGAAATACTGTTTAGagatatatgtttatatatttatatgtatttttgaacccaattacaaaatgaaaatggtcTCTTACTCTGCCCATTTTGATGTTCAGTCCTGTCCCTGATTGCACTGATGGCTGCCTAGCCAAACTCTGTCACTTTTATACCCATCACGATAGCTAAATGATCTATGGAGccattgttttaaaaatcttaCTCAGCAGCATAGCATTCAGGGCTATAATGTTTGTTAAATCAGTGTGTAAACGGTTATTATTCCAGACTGTATGCATCTGGTGCAGTGCCAAGTGCTCTCCTATGGGGTACAGGTGGGTGACAGCATCATACGTATCAGCTGGGACTCTTTGTGCTGTCAGTGTTATGTCTGTGGTGACAAGCACTTTGTTACACTCATATCGTCAGTCCACCATCTGAATACATGCTCTTATGTTTTGATGTCATATGCTGGCCTTCATGTCACTGTAGAGAGTGTAACTGACAActgacaaaataatattttcttttcttttatactTTTCAGTATAAAATAAGAGGCTGGATGACAACAAACTAGCAAAAGCAAAACCCCTGGTTTAACACTTGAACCCATTTTTTTGGTGGAATACATTGTTAATCAGTGGACAAAACCATTGAAACTGGCTCCACTTTGAGAAGCTACAACAGTGAAATAATACTTGCTTATTAACGCATCAGTTTTGATCATCCAATACTTATGTATGATAGTGCGGCACACGATAATGTGAAATAGTGTAACACCTAATAGGGcaggttttatattttatgtagTATTGTATTTACCTCAGCTGTGAAGCACCTTGTAACTTTACATTTACTTCTGATAATTTGAGAGAAGAAGTTTTTGCTAATCGTACTTCATCATGCTTCACTTAATTTTGAAACCATTCTTATGTAAAGGATCAGAATACTTTCTTGAACACtgttttgttactgtttttgAAATGATACACTAGTAAATTATGGACTTTTGTTAAGCACACAATATGTTTTATCGGTCAACATTGAAAGTAATATTCTCAAAGAACCAGCACGTATTACAAATGTtccaatatattgatattgaaaACTCATCAAAttaatattgtgatttttttgaagGTAGGGGCCTTAAAGGAAATATATTATAAAAGGAGTTTGTAACACTTGATAATAACCCTCTGTTAATACACACCTATAGTTTATTCAAATGTAGataacagtgaaaacaatgaatgaatgaatgtttttataTGAAGCTGCAACTGATGTTTGTAACACTTTGTGCATGTTTAGTAAATAATGTGTAGCTCATTATTTGAATGGCCTTCTTAAAATTGCTACTGATGGTTTCAAACCTTTACAATTGTTGAATAAATGgtttaaagcatttaattgtttcatCGTTAACAGTGAAATAGCAATTAACTAGCATTTGATTAACTATAACTGTACGTTTTTTAAATGATGGCTGTTATAAAGAGTTACAGAGGAGTTGAAGCAGAGGCTGAGTAGTCCTGGCTTTTCTTTCGTAATATGGGTCCATCTTAAAAAACGCTTGTCACACGTGTCCTGACCACTGAAGTCTGACTCCTGACCCTTGAtgtcctgatgacatcattaggGATAATTTTCTCACATGCCACAACAGTGGTCTGTGCTACAGAACACAGCACAGACCTCTTTGATCAGACTAAGTAGTAAACGTGATTGTTTAAATTTGGTTGAGGTTCCCTTTAAGAataacactttttctttttttttcttttgttgtcgAGAAACATCTTAGCATCAGAGAAGTGTCGCTCCACAGTTTAGTATAGAAATCTGCTGTGTGTACAAAATGTACTCTGTGTCTATTAAACTCCTCCTACTAAACTATGTATGTGGTGAAATGAGCCGAAAATTCCTCTGTGTTTGGAAATGTTAGCTGACTCAACATGATGTTCTTCCAGTTATTACAGAGGATACAATAACTGCACCTGTCAAAAGGTGTAGGGTCATCTTTTAGCTTCATGATTGCAGAGGAAGATGATGCAGATCCACAGCAAGAATATTTTCATCCAGTGAAACGGTTATAGGATGTCAACATGTAGTCTGTATACAACCTCATTTTGCATTATCTGTATATAACTACATCATATGCCTTTCCTTTATTTACCTATTTATACCTCTTAGCGTCTTCTATTAGATATAACATAACGTGACAACAATGTGATGTTTGattcctcttttatttgatttgacaacacatttctttcatgCTGCTTTAACAGGAATCCACTATACGCCTGGCAGAGCTGAGCCTCATGCCACTGTATCCCATATCTCTCATGCTCCTGTACTCTCCGGGCCTCAGGTACATCATCCTGCCTCTGAAGTGGGGCTGCTCGTACATCAGCCAGTGGCCGTCCATCACGTTGCAGGACTGGCAGTCGGACATTCGGTAGCGGTCCTGGATGTTGTCGCAGTCCTCCATCAGCTCGTGACTCTGGCCCTGGAAGttctctctctcaaacatcCTCATCCTGTAGGAGCCTCTGTGCTGTTGGtgaaggcacaaaaaaaaacaagtcagcatAGGACTCTAAGAATTGAGATGGCAATTTTGTTGCTGTTAACACTGTTAAAATTACAGTGTGCAGTTCTTCTTGTAATAGTATTTACAGCCTTTCTCAATAGATACTCACTGTCAAACTTGCATTTTTACAGCACAGCAGAAAATAAGTCAAGTACAACAGAAAAGAGATTTGACTATTTTGAATCGATATTAGACATATTATTAGACATATTAGACACTGAAGTTACCCAGATGTGGGTTCCTATTTATAATCATGTTTAtcttttcaaagtttttgcaTACCGGGGGAATTAAACGGCAGGATCGGATAGAGTCACTCATGCCGAAAGAATTGTAGTCAGAGTACTCTCCTCTTCTCAGGAAGTACTGGTTCCCCATGTAGTTGGGACGGTCGTAGACCATGAAGCAGCCGCTCTCCACCCTGCAGGAAGCACACCTGCTCAGGTAGGAGGACATGTCGGAGCAGTCGCTCATGCACTCATAGGAGCGACCCTGGAAGTTCCTGTCCTCGTAGAAGATGATCTGTagaacataaaaataaaaacagtacatTTTGAACAcattaatttgttcattttaaaatagaCTTATAAACTTGGATTCCCTCTGTATTTTTACACTCTTTCCCATTGAGTTTCTCCTCTACAGGAAAGCACTTGTCTGGCCTGCTCTCTACATACCTTGCCCATGTTTGATGATCTGTGTTTGTGGGAATCTGTCCAAAAACCTGTGGCTGCCAGGCGGCTTTTATACTTTATACGCGCTGTAACAGGGTTTTGTTATTCAAATTATCTAGAAGCTGATGAATAAGCAGCTCTGCGATCGCTGTTAATTTCATTTGTGCCATCATGATCCAGAACAAAGGCAGGGGAAATGGATGGAAGACAcaaggcaggagaggagggagaagaactGAGCTGCAGTTTTGACTTTTCTCAGACTGAGGAAAATTAGAGCAACAAGGAAAAGCTTAATTTGACCACAATTTGAATGGCCTGAGTTTTGTCATACTTTGCTTGAATGTGTTACCATTCAGACCATGGATTTCTTAAGAACCGGGATCACATATTTAAAATGGCTATCTGCCATTTGTTACATTTACTCCATATGTTCATTGCTTTATGTATCTGATATTCTCACTCTCAAATCATCTGGATGCCAAGAGTAATAATTTTTCATATTAGTGATatgtgaatttgtttatttgaatgccATTAGGGCATGAACCACAGAGATCAGTGTTGTGCTAAATGTCCTGTTACACTAAGGTCTACAACTTTCACCATGATGCCCTGGTTTGATACTGGAAATCTGTTTCACTCTGTACTTTAAATTATCTag is part of the Acanthopagrus latus isolate v.2019 chromosome 9, fAcaLat1.1, whole genome shotgun sequence genome and encodes:
- the LOC119026202 gene encoding gamma-crystallin M3-like, which produces MGKIIFYEDRNFQGRSYECMSDCSDMSSYLSRCASCRVESGCFMVYDRPNYMGNQYFLRRGEYSDYNSFGMSDSIRSCRLIPPHRGSYRMRMFERENFQGQSHELMEDCDNIQDRYRMSDCQSCNVMDGHWLMYEQPHFRGRMMYLRPGEYRSMRDMGYSGMRLSSARRIVDSC